In Colias croceus chromosome 8, ilColCroc2.1, a genomic segment contains:
- the LOC123693529 gene encoding protein YIPF6 isoform X1 has protein sequence MTTFDSKYDPYFQMYPAGDVGVVEGEMNIPNRGVPSGDSMEFNTLDEPIKETFLRDLRAVGNKFYHVLLPREKTSLLKEWDLWGPLLLCTFMATILQGSSDPDTKNGDGGPEFAEVFVLVWIGAAIVTLNSKLLGGNMSFFQSVCVLGYCLLPVALALVVCRIILFTTQNTFLFFLRFVISMMGFMWATLAATKFLGDSQPEGKKGLAVYPICLFYFILSWLVVSHTA, from the exons ATGACTACTTTTGATTCTAAGTAcgat CCTTATTTTCAGATGTACCCTGCAGGGGATGTGGGGGTCGTGGAGGGAGAAATGAATATACCTAACAGAGGAGTCCCCTCTGGTGACAGTATGGAGTTTAACACCCTCGATGAGCCAATTAAAGAAACTTTT CTGAGAGATTTAAGAGCTGTGGGCAACAAATTTTACCATGTCCTTTTGCCTAGAGAGAAAACaagtttattaaaagaat ggGATCTCTGGGGTCCGTTACTCCTGTGCACGTTCATGGCGACAATCCTACAAGGCTCCTCCGACCCAGACACCAAGAACGGCGACGGTGGCCCCGAGTTTGCTGAAGTGTTTGTGCTTGTGTGGATAGGAGCAGCCATTGTTACATTGAACTCCAAGCTTCTTGGCGGAAATAT GTCATTCTTCCAATCAGTATGTGTCCTCGGCTACTGTCTGCTCCCCGTAGCGCTGGCGCTAGTGGTCTGTAGAATAATCTTGTTCACTACACAAAACACATTCCTATTTTTCCTGCGATTCGTCATATCTATGATGGGATTCATGTGGGCTACTTTGG CGGCCACAAAATTCCTCGGAGACAGTCAGCCGGAGGGCAAAAAGGGTCTTGCCGTTTATCCTATATGTTTGTTCTATTTCATTCTTTCGTGGCTAGTCGTATCTCACACCGCTTAG
- the LOC123693529 gene encoding protein YIPF6 isoform X2, giving the protein MTTFDSKYDMYPAGDVGVVEGEMNIPNRGVPSGDSMEFNTLDEPIKETFLRDLRAVGNKFYHVLLPREKTSLLKEWDLWGPLLLCTFMATILQGSSDPDTKNGDGGPEFAEVFVLVWIGAAIVTLNSKLLGGNMSFFQSVCVLGYCLLPVALALVVCRIILFTTQNTFLFFLRFVISMMGFMWATLAATKFLGDSQPEGKKGLAVYPICLFYFILSWLVVSHTA; this is encoded by the exons ATGACTACTTTTGATTCTAAGTAcgat ATGTACCCTGCAGGGGATGTGGGGGTCGTGGAGGGAGAAATGAATATACCTAACAGAGGAGTCCCCTCTGGTGACAGTATGGAGTTTAACACCCTCGATGAGCCAATTAAAGAAACTTTT CTGAGAGATTTAAGAGCTGTGGGCAACAAATTTTACCATGTCCTTTTGCCTAGAGAGAAAACaagtttattaaaagaat ggGATCTCTGGGGTCCGTTACTCCTGTGCACGTTCATGGCGACAATCCTACAAGGCTCCTCCGACCCAGACACCAAGAACGGCGACGGTGGCCCCGAGTTTGCTGAAGTGTTTGTGCTTGTGTGGATAGGAGCAGCCATTGTTACATTGAACTCCAAGCTTCTTGGCGGAAATAT GTCATTCTTCCAATCAGTATGTGTCCTCGGCTACTGTCTGCTCCCCGTAGCGCTGGCGCTAGTGGTCTGTAGAATAATCTTGTTCACTACACAAAACACATTCCTATTTTTCCTGCGATTCGTCATATCTATGATGGGATTCATGTGGGCTACTTTGG CGGCCACAAAATTCCTCGGAGACAGTCAGCCGGAGGGCAAAAAGGGTCTTGCCGTTTATCCTATATGTTTGTTCTATTTCATTCTTTCGTGGCTAGTCGTATCTCACACCGCTTAG
- the LOC123693593 gene encoding anaphase-promoting complex subunit 11-like isoform X2, with protein MKVTIKSWSGVATWRWIANDDNCGICRMPFDSCCPDCKLPGDDCPLVWGACSHCFHIHCIVKWLHSQPQQQCPMCRQDWKFNNK; from the exons ATGAAAGTCACTATTAAAA GTTGGAGTGGTGTTGCGACTTGGCGTTGGATAGCAAACGACGACAACTGCGGCATTTGTCGTATGCCCTTCGATAGCTGTTGTCCGGACTGTAAGCTGCCCGGCGACGACTGCCCGCTAGTGTGGGGAGCCTGTTCTCACTGCTTCCACATTCACTGCATTGTCAAGTGGTTGCACTCCCAGCCACAACAGCAGTGCCCTATGTGTAGACAGGATTGGAAGTTCAATAATAAGTAA